In the genome of Cyanobacterium stanieri LEGE 03274, the window GTAGTTGCCTCACCCTGTGATGAATTATACCCAATCAGATTTAGATAATATATCATGACTCGCCTTGCAATGAATTACAAGGCTAACAGTTTATCGTTCAATAAATTGAACTATATCACCCCTACTCCTCATCCCCTTTACTCCCAATCACCCATACTGAGGTTATCTTATGATGAGTGTTGAAGGGCTTTTTCGCCGATAAATTCTACAAGGGGTTTAAATTCGTTGATGAGTTTAGGATGGGCGACACAGAGGGAAGGAAATCCCCTATGGCTGTAGTCGGTGCCTTGGGGAAGGGGGAAAACCGGTTGAGGTTCGAGGTGAATTAATTGTCCTCCTGCGGCTCTGAGGATAGGATATGCCCCTGCGATGTCCCAAATTTTGGGGGTGGCTTCGAGAGAGCCTAAGGCCGCACCACAGGCCACTAAAAGCATATTATAACTGGCGACTCCCGTGAGTCTGATTTTGCAGGGAAAGTAGTTTTTAAGCACTTCTGTGCTTCTGGCACAAAGGGTAAAGATATGATTCATACTGGCATCGGCGTTGCTGGTATAAATGCGATCGCCATTAAGATAAGCACCTTTTGGCCCGGTTAATCCTGTATCGCCATAAAAATAACCATGATAGGTTTGTTGGATTTGGGGAAAATGTACAAAACCAAATACGGGAGTACCTTTGAATAGTAAACCGATGGAAATACCCCAAATGGGTAGTCCTCTGGTAAAATTGGTTGTACCATCAATGGGATCAACTACCCAACACCAATCGTTAATAGGTAAAAGATGTTCGGTTTCTTCGGTGAGAATACCATGGGTGGGGAAACATTGTTTAATTCCTGTTCTAATTTCTTGATCAGCCCACTTATCAGCGGCGGTAACGAGGCTACCATCGGCTTTGCGGGTGGGTTCTAATTTGGCAAAGTCTTCTAATAACTTGTCTCCTATACGGCTGGTGATGTGTTGACAAAAATTATATACTTGTTGCCAAAAGTAAATCATGGTTTTTTGGTTCGTTTATTTTTTTTATATGGGTGGAACACCGTTCAAATAAACTTATCCCCACTTATGTTAAATGGTATGGTCTATTTTTTGGTAATGGTTTGACCATTACAGGGTTAAACGGTAAACCCTTTATTCCTTGGTTAAGTACATCAGGAATTGCTTGATTGTTTTTTACTATTGATTTTTTAATGGTAAAGTATAATCGGGTTTTTGTAACCTAGTAAGATTTGATGTATTTACAAACTTTTATTATTGATTATTAATTATTCTGATTGTGTCTGATCATAAATCGAGGTTGTTAATCGCTGCTAGTGGTACGGGGGGACATTTATTTCCTGCCCTTGCGGTGGCTCAGAAATTGTCTGATTATGAGATTCAGTGGTTAGGAGTGCCTAATCGCCTAGAAACTTCTTTAGTGCCTGATTTTTACCCTCTACATACCGTTAATATTGATGGTTTTCAAACGAGGTTGGGGGTGAAAACTATTTTTCTTTTTGCCAAAATGTTAGGGGCGATCGCCTTTACCTATAAACTAATTAAAAGGGAAAAAATAGACCTAGTATTCACCACGGGAGGTTACATCTCCGCCCCCGCTATCTTAGGGGCAAAACTCGCAAAAGTTCCTGTTATCTTACACGAATCCAACTATATTCCGGGGAAAGTTACTAAACTTCTCGGTAAACAATGTAATCTCGTTGCCTTAGGTTTTGAAGGCACAAAAAAATATTTACCTAAAACTAAAACTCAATGGGTAAGTACCCCCGTACGTCAAGAGTTTTTATCCCCTAACCCCCTAGATTTCAAAATTCCCCCCAATGTTCCTGTTATCGTTGCCATGGGCGGTTCTCAGGGGGCTGTAGCCCTAAATAGATTAGTCAGACAGTGCGCCCCACGATGGCTGAAAAATGGTTGGTATATTGTCCATTTAACGGGTAATAGGGACGATGATTTTGGCACTTTTGAACACCCCAATTACATTGAAATGACTTTTTATGATAACATGGCAGGATTGTTAAATAGAGCTGATTTTGCCATTAGTCGTTCGGGGGCTAGTGCTTTGACGGAGTTAGCCATCACCAAAACTCCTTCTGTATTGATTCCTTTTCCTTTTGCTGCAGAAGATCATCAATTTTTTAATGCCCAAGTTTTTACCGAAGCAAATGCAGGGATTGTCTTTCGTCAGGATGATTTAACCCCCGAAATTTTAGATAAGACTGTTACTAATTTAATTAAGGATAAAATAAAGTTAAGGGAAATGGCTGGTAATTGTCAAAAGTTAGCTTTGTTTGACAGTGCAGATATTCTTGCTAGAATTATTCGTTCTTTAGGTTAAAATAATCAAATTATTTTCTTTAATTAGTATTTGATGAAAAATCAAAATTATCAGATTAATTAATGATATTTTTCTTATTTTTTTGATAGTTATAATATTAAACCTGTTAATCAAAATATACTTTAGTTTAATTTATTGAGCGATAAAATATTAGCCTTGTAATTAATTGCAAGGCGAGTGATGATATGTTTTTAAAATCGGATTTGGCTTAATATGCTTAAAAATCTTGTATTTATGGTTCAATATTTTATATTTTTTGTCATTTCTTTATTCATTTTAGCTGAATAATCAATAAGTTACAAAATAGCAGATAATAATAAGTCAATAATATTACTATTTATATATTTTATTTTCTAAATTATTTTTTAGATAATCCTTAAGTAATATGAAATATAAAAAAGATTGCTATAAATATAATTAACTTAAGTTTTTCCCGCCTTGTAATTCATTACAAGGCTACGGATTTTTCGTTCAATTCATTGAACTTTTATGTTTGGAAATAAATGGATTCAGCACCCATAAATCTATACAAGGAATGGTCAAGGGTTTTAACCTAAATTGAGGTTAATTAGGCTGGGATTTTATTTGAGAGGTTTTATTTGTCGTAAACATTTAAGTATTTCATATAATGACTTTTTTGAATGAAAAATAAATTTTACATTAAAGATTATTCATAACATTCAATGCCCAGTATTATTTAATATTAAGTTCGGATAATTTATTGTAAATAGATTTTGTCTTCCCAGTTGCCCCACTGTTTAATAAATTATATGACTAACGATACTTAGTTTAATAAATTGAACGAATATAGAGATTAATAAGACTCTTTAAAGATAGTAAAAAAATCTAAATTATGTTGATCAATATCAACTCCTATTCCTAGTTTTTGAGGAACATTAATGGTAGAATCTTGGGGATTTAGTGTAATATTTTGGGCGATAATATCTTCTTTAAAATAACGATTGGTAGCGGAAATATCTGCGGGGAATTGAAATTGGGCAAGACTGGCGATATGAAGATTAGTTGCCCTACCGATGCCTGATTCTAACATTCCTCCGCACCATAGTTTTATTCCTGCTTTTTTACATATATTATGAATATTAATGGTGTTAGTAATACCGCCGACACGGGATTGTTTTAAGTTGATTATTTGACAAGATTTAAGGGCGATCGCATTTAGGGTATCATTAATAGAATTGATGCTTTCATCGAGACATAGGGGCGTTTTTATCTGAGACTGTAACTGACTATGTTCTAATAAATCATCATAGGCCAAAGGTTGTTCAATCATCAATAAATTTAAATTATCTAGCTGTTTGAATAACTCTATATCATCTAAAGTAAAAACCGAATTAGCATCTCCCATTAACATTAAATCGGGGTAACTTTCACGAATAGCGCTTAAACAAGAAAAAGCATTATCAGGGGAAATTTTGAGTTTAATTCTTTGATAACCTTCCTCTACATAAGCATTTACTCTATTTATTAAAGCCTCCATATTAGATTGCAAAGAAACGCTCACCCCTACTGTTACTTTTTCCCTCACTCCATTGATATACCTCGATAAAGGTAGATTTTTTTCCTTAGCAAATAAATCCCATAGTGCGCAGTCTAAAGCAGATTTTGCCATTTGATGCCCCCTCACAGGGGATAGTATTTGATTAATTTCTTGGGGAGAATTAATATTTTTATGCAGTAATAAAGGAATTAAAAAATCTTTTAAAATATGATGGGCAGTGGTAATGGTTTCATAATTATAAAAAGGTTGATTAAAAGTCGGGCATTCCCCATAACCGATTAAACCATCACTATATATTTTGACAATCAAACAACTATGACTATCTACATTAATCCCATTGGTTTTGAAAGGATAAATAAACGGTATTTCAACGTAGTATAAGTCAATTCTTTCAATTTTCATAATTCAACGGTTAAAGACAAAAAATCCAAGGGAAATTAGCGATATTATCCTCAACAAGTCTCATTAAAAAACCATTGCCCATTCCTTTTTAATTCATTAACCGCCTTAAGAATATATTGAGACAAAGTAACCCCATCTACCCCTAAAGTAGATAAATCCTCACTGGCTAAAATTCCACCCCGTTGATGTAACCAAGCCGCCGCCCCCACCGTATCAACACTAATGGTATCAGTAAAATTATTTTGAGCGAGTAAACCACCAATAAAACCGCTTAATACATCTCCGCTTCCTCCCCTGGCTAGGGCCGTTGTGCCATGGGGTATAATCCAAGTATTAATATTATCGCTAATAATGGTTTTTGCACCTTTCCTTAAGATTGTAGCATTAAGGGCGATCGCCCCTTGCCTTGTTTCTTCGATTCTATCAGCCATGCCCACAAAAGGTAAATCAGGAAATAAACGCTCAAATTCTCCATCATGGGGAGTCAAAACCGTTTTACCATGGCGATTTTTCAATTCATCTAAAAGATAATAATTAGCCACGATATTTAAAGCATCAGCATCCAAAAGAATATCACAACCACTAGCAATTACCTTTTTTACCACCGATACCGCTTCCTTAGTTAACCCCATACCACAACATACCCACTGATATTTTTGCCAATCTAATAAAGGTAAAGTTTCAATACTACCCAGGGAAGTTTCTCGACAACCAATCACCAACATTTCTGGCAATTGACTATTAATCAAAGGTTTAAGGCTATCAGGCACTACCATTGTCACCATCCCCACTCCACTACTTCTCGCCCCATAGGCAGATAACAAAGCCGCCCCCGCATATTCTTTTGAGCCACAAATTAACAATAAATGTCCTTGTTTATACTTGTAAGTAGTAACATGGCGGGGGAGGGGTAAAATTTCTTGGACTTTTTCTTGTGTTAATAATTCCGTTGTCGGAAATTCGGCGGTAATTTTATCAATAAAAGCGGGGGGAATATTAAAATCTATTCTTTCTACTTGCCCTAAATATTCTAATGCCCTATCTTGCCAAATACCTTTTTTATATAAACCTAAACAAAGGGTATGGGTTGCCTTAATAGCTATACCTAAAACTGCCCCTGTATCGCTGTTAATTCCTGAAGGAATATCAATACTAATAATGGGTTTATTCCACTGATTAACAATGGCTATGTCTTCTGCTAAATTATCTGTAATTTTACGAGTTAAACCAAAACCAAATAAACCGTCAACAATTATATGACATATACTTAAGGCTTTAATGTTACTAACAATTTTTATTCCTAAACTTGAAGCATATTTAAAGTGATGGGCGGTTAATTCTTTAAATTTTTCTATTAAGGGAGGGTAAATAACTATATCATAGCCTTGATAATATAATTCCCTTGCAATTACTAAAGCATCACCTCCGTTATGCCCACAACCAACCATAAATCCGAGGGAAATTTTTTTTTCTTTTATAGGGTATAATTCTTTAATTTTTTGGGCTGTTTTTAGGGCTACTTTTTCCATTAAACTAGCTACGGGCATTCCTGCGGAGAAGATTTCCTCCTCAATTAGCTTCATTTCTTCGGCTGTGACTAAAGTTGTGGTTTTGTTTGAATACATATTGATTGACAATGGACAATGGACAATGGACAATGGACAATAAAAGACTATTTTTTTTGATCACTGTATTTTAAATCTGTTACCTGCAACCAGCAAACTTCATCACCCTGAAAATTATTATTCAGATTTGAGGTTAAATAGAGTAATTTTTTTCGACTAAAAATCATCTTCAACGAAATGTTATATCGGCTAGTGATTACGGAGAGTCAACGACAGGATAACAAAATTATATTACATCCTGACCAAGAACATTATTTACGTCGTGTCGTTAGATTAAATGATGGACAATTTTTTATTGCTATCAATGGGCGGGGGAATGGTTGGCAAGTAAAATTAACTCCTATAGGGGGAGAGATTACCAACGATATTGTCGAAAATAAAGAGTTACCCATGGAGGTTTCTTTGATGGTTTCTTTACCCAAGGGAAGTGGTTTTGATGATATTGTCCGTTGTACCACAGAATTGGGAGTAAGTCGATTATATCCGATTATGGCCGATCGCACTTTACTAAAACCCAAGGAAAATAAATTAGTCAGATGGCGTAAAATAGCCCAAGAAGCATCGGAACAATGTGAAAGATTAATCGTACCTTATATTGCCCCTCCCTTACCTTTTTTAGAAGCTATTCAACAAATGGAGGATGATTCTTCCCGTTTTATTGCCGTTGCCCGTAATACTGATAAACATTTATTTAACTGTCTTAATCCTCTCGATTTACCTTCTCAAATTACCATTGCCACCGGTTGTGAAGGAGGATGGACTACAAATGAAATACAAAGTGCGATCGCCCATAATTTCCAACCCATTACCCTAGGGAAAAGAATATTAAGGGCAGTTACTGCCCCCATTGCTATCATGGCATTAATTGCCTCCCTTGCTGAAAAATAAATTATCCCTGAGGATACAACAATGTTTAAAGACATAGTGACATATATTGATAATCAAGAGTATGAAGAAGCAAACAAATTAATCCATCAATTATCATCAGAAGGAGAAGAATTACTCTGGAAAAATTATTATTACGGATTAATTGCCGAAAAAACTAACCAAATTGAAAAAGCAGAAGAAAAATATCGTCAAGTTATTAAAGATAGTATATTTCCTCATCCTCAAATGACCAAAAATATTAGGGATGGATTAGAAAGAATTAAACAAGTAAAAACCCTTAAAAAAGAAACAGAAAATCAACAAAGGGAAGCTAGAAAGGAAAAAACCTTAGCAGAATTTCAAGAAAATAAAAATAGTAATGACCTTGCTATCTTAGCATTAAAACCCCTAACTGTTGAACAAAAAAATCTAGTAGGTAAAAAGTTTGCTGAAATTATTAAAGTTGATCCCTACACAGCAAAACTACAGCTTCCCACCAGAAATTTAAGACTATATCAAACAGGAAAATATGGAGAATTAAGTTATTATCAACAAGAGTTTAATTCCTTAAATATTCAATCTATTTGCTACTCTATCAAAGAAATTAATCAAACTATTACCTATCAAGTTAAGTATATTATTAACCATCAAGAAAATATTACCATTGTCAGTCAAAATAAATTAGCCCAAGAAATACAATTTACCTTCAATCCCCAAGATATAATCAACCAAATTAGGGGAAAAATACCCATTTTTGAAATGACACTCCATACTAATCCTCAGGGCAAATTAATTAGAAAAAAAGAAACCCTTGACTATATTAGTTTTTGTGACTTACATCTTCCTA includes:
- a CDS encoding inositol monophosphatase family protein; protein product: MIYFWQQVYNFCQHITSRIGDKLLEDFAKLEPTRKADGSLVTAADKWADQEIRTGIKQCFPTHGILTEETEHLLPINDWCWVVDPIDGTTNFTRGLPIWGISIGLLFKGTPVFGFVHFPQIQQTYHGYFYGDTGLTGPKGAYLNGDRIYTSNADASMNHIFTLCARSTEVLKNYFPCKIRLTGVASYNMLLVACGAALGSLEATPKIWDIAGAYPILRAAGGQLIHLEPQPVFPLPQGTDYSHRGFPSLCVAHPKLINEFKPLVEFIGEKALQHSS
- the murG gene encoding undecaprenyldiphospho-muramoylpentapeptide beta-N-acetylglucosaminyltransferase is translated as MSDHKSRLLIAASGTGGHLFPALAVAQKLSDYEIQWLGVPNRLETSLVPDFYPLHTVNIDGFQTRLGVKTIFLFAKMLGAIAFTYKLIKREKIDLVFTTGGYISAPAILGAKLAKVPVILHESNYIPGKVTKLLGKQCNLVALGFEGTKKYLPKTKTQWVSTPVRQEFLSPNPLDFKIPPNVPVIVAMGGSQGAVALNRLVRQCAPRWLKNGWYIVHLTGNRDDDFGTFEHPNYIEMTFYDNMAGLLNRADFAISRSGASALTELAITKTPSVLIPFPFAAEDHQFFNAQVFTEANAGIVFRQDDLTPEILDKTVTNLIKDKIKLREMAGNCQKLALFDSADILARIIRSLG
- the menC gene encoding o-succinylbenzoate synthase, with the protein product MKIERIDLYYVEIPFIYPFKTNGINVDSHSCLIVKIYSDGLIGYGECPTFNQPFYNYETITTAHHILKDFLIPLLLHKNINSPQEINQILSPVRGHQMAKSALDCALWDLFAKEKNLPLSRYINGVREKVTVGVSVSLQSNMEALINRVNAYVEEGYQRIKLKISPDNAFSCLSAIRESYPDLMLMGDANSVFTLDDIELFKQLDNLNLLMIEQPLAYDDLLEHSQLQSQIKTPLCLDESINSINDTLNAIALKSCQIINLKQSRVGGITNTINIHNICKKAGIKLWCGGMLESGIGRATNLHIASLAQFQFPADISATNRYFKEDIIAQNITLNPQDSTINVPQKLGIGVDIDQHNLDFFTIFKESY
- a CDS encoding NAD(P)H-hydrate dehydratase, with the translated sequence MYSNKTTTLVTAEEMKLIEEEIFSAGMPVASLMEKVALKTAQKIKELYPIKEKKISLGFMVGCGHNGGDALVIARELYYQGYDIVIYPPLIEKFKELTAHHFKYASSLGIKIVSNIKALSICHIIVDGLFGFGLTRKITDNLAEDIAIVNQWNKPIISIDIPSGINSDTGAVLGIAIKATHTLCLGLYKKGIWQDRALEYLGQVERIDFNIPPAFIDKITAEFPTTELLTQEKVQEILPLPRHVTTYKYKQGHLLLICGSKEYAGAALLSAYGARSSGVGMVTMVVPDSLKPLINSQLPEMLVIGCRETSLGSIETLPLLDWQKYQWVCCGMGLTKEAVSVVKKVIASGCDILLDADALNIVANYYLLDELKNRHGKTVLTPHDGEFERLFPDLPFVGMADRIEETRQGAIALNATILRKGAKTIISDNINTWIIPHGTTALARGGSGDVLSGFIGGLLAQNNFTDTISVDTVGAAAWLHQRGGILASEDLSTLGVDGVTLSQYILKAVNELKRNGQWFFNETC
- a CDS encoding 16S rRNA (uracil(1498)-N(3))-methyltransferase, translating into MLYRLVITESQRQDNKIILHPDQEHYLRRVVRLNDGQFFIAINGRGNGWQVKLTPIGGEITNDIVENKELPMEVSLMVSLPKGSGFDDIVRCTTELGVSRLYPIMADRTLLKPKENKLVRWRKIAQEASEQCERLIVPYIAPPLPFLEAIQQMEDDSSRFIAVARNTDKHLFNCLNPLDLPSQITIATGCEGGWTTNEIQSAIAHNFQPITLGKRILRAVTAPIAIMALIASLAEK
- a CDS encoding tetratricopeptide repeat protein is translated as MFKDIVTYIDNQEYEEANKLIHQLSSEGEELLWKNYYYGLIAEKTNQIEKAEEKYRQVIKDSIFPHPQMTKNIRDGLERIKQVKTLKKETENQQREARKEKTLAEFQENKNSNDLAILALKPLTVEQKNLVGKKFAEIIKVDPYTAKLQLPTRNLRLYQTGKYGELSYYQQEFNSLNIQSICYSIKEINQTITYQVKYIINHQENITIVSQNKLAQEIQFTFNPQDIINQIRGKIPIFEMTLHTNPQGKLIRKKETLDYISFCDLHLPKDKIILRFSDYIYQFDQGIDIFNQGKTNRDKWLTLIRFLNDKIGKVKSHDDFTTFGEGAIQFPEMLTQIESNINIFRKETTLWDEAFQLYSALILLDSN